A genomic segment from Pangasianodon hypophthalmus isolate fPanHyp1 chromosome 25, fPanHyp1.pri, whole genome shotgun sequence encodes:
- the cars1 gene encoding cysteine--tRNA ligase, cytoplasmic isoform X3: MAGDQAKGKRVQPPWSPPDGTELPKLRLYNSLTRTKELFVPQHGKKVLWYCCGPTVYDASHMGHARSYISFDILRRILMDYFKYDVFYCMNITDIDDKIIKRARQNHLLEQYRAKKPKASQILQDVLTAREPFKVKLAETTDPDKKQMLERLDAAVMAALTPLQGSMKSGAEDAAVQSQAEVLLEEAKDLLSDWLDSQFGSQVTENSIFSLLPKYWEGEYHKDMDALNVLPPDVLTRVSEYVPEIVEFVKKIVDNGYGYESNGSVYFDTAKFDASSGHSYAKLVPEAVGDQKALQEGEGDLSISADRLSEKRSQNDFALWKTSKPGEPSWESPWGKGRPGWHIECSAMAGSILGSSMDIHGGGFDLRFPHHDNELAQSEAYFDNDHWVRYFLHTGHLTIAGCKMSKSLKNFITIKDALAKHTARQLRLAFLMHSWKDTLDYSCNTMESAIQYEKFMNEFFLNVKDILRTPTDITGQFEKWEAEEIDLNKSFYEKKEGVHEALCDNIDTRTALEEMRALVGQSNTYIAARKSAKLLPNRMLLQSIAHYLTDMFKTFGAIEGTEPIGFPVGRNDQNVDLESTVMPYLKVLSDFREGVRKIAREQKVTEVLQLCDAVRDDILPELGVRLEDHEGLRTVVKLVDRETLLKEREEKKKLEEEKRKKKEEAARKKQEQEMAKLAKMKIPPSEMFRSETDKYSSFDDTGFPTHDAEGKELSKGQSKKLRKLYEAQEKLYTEYLQSTQNGS, encoded by the exons ATGGCAGGAGACCAAG CAAAGGGAAAGAGGGTGCAGCCTCCCTGGTCTCCACCGGATGGAACTGAACTCCCAAAGCTTAGACTTTACAACAGCCTGACCCGGACCAAG GAGCTGTTTGTACCTCAGCATGGGAAAAAGGTTTTGTGGTACTGCTGTGGCCCCACCGTCTATGATGCTTCCCACATGGGTCATGCCAG ATCCTACATTTCTTTCGACATCCTAAGAAGAATACTGATGGACTATTTCAAATATGACGTCTTCTACTGCATGAACATCACCGACATTGACGACAAA ATCATTAAACGAGCCAGACAGAATCACCTGCTGGAGCAGTACAGAGCCAAAAAGCCCAAAGCCTCCCAGATCCTCCAGGACGTCTTAACCGCTAGAGAG CCCTTTAAAGTCAAGCTTGCAGAAACCACAGACCCTGATAAGAAGCAGATGTTGGAGAGGCTGGATGCAGCAGTGATGGCTGCGCTGACTCCATTACAGGGGTCGATGAAGAGCGGAGCTGAGGATGCTGCCGTTCAGAGCCAAGCTGAG GTTTTACTGGAAGAAGCCAAGGACCTTttatctgattggttggattcCCAGTTTGGCAGCCAAGTAACAGAAAACTCAATATTCTCCCTCTTACCGAAATACTGGGAGGGAGAGTATCACAAAGACATGGATGCCCTCAAT GTTCTTCCACCTGATGTCCTCACACGGGTCAGTGAATATGTTCCAGAGATTGTGGAGTTTGTAAAGAAAATAGTAGACAATGGATACGG TTATGAGTCTAACGGCTCGGTGTATTTCGACACTGCAAAGTTTGATGCTAGTTCAGGACATTCGTATGCTAAACTGGTGCCAGAAGCAGTGGGTGACCAGAAGGCTCTGCAGGAGGGAGAAG GAGACTTGAGTATCTCAGCAGACCGGCTGAGTGAGAAGCGTTCACAGAATGACTTTGCCCTTTGGAAGACCTCTAAACCTGGAGAACCGTCCTGGGAGTCTCCATGGGGGAAG GGGCGACCTGGTTGGCACATCGAGTGTTCAGCCATGGCTGGCTCCATATTAGGTTCATCTATGGACATTCATGGAGGAGGATTTGACCTGCGTTTCCCTCATCATGACAATGAACTGGCACAGTCCGAG GCCTACTTTGACAATGACCACTGGGTGCGCTATTTCTTGCACACGGGCCACCTTACCATCGCCGGCTGCAAGATGTCCAAGTCTCTGAAGAACTTTATCACCATTAAAGATGCCCTTGCGAAACACACAG CAAGGCAGCTGCGCCTGGCCTTCCTCATGCACTCGTGGAAGGACACACTGGATTACTCCTGTAACACCATGGAGTCTGCCATTCAGTACGAGAAGTTCATGAAT GAGTTCTTCCTGAATGTGAAAGATATCCTGAGGACTCCCACTGATATCACAGGTCAATTTGAGAAATGGGAGGCGGAGGAGATCGACCTGAACAAAAG CTTCTACGAGAAGAAAGAAGGCGTTCACGAGGCTCTGTGTGACAATATCGACACTCGTACAGCTCTGGAGGAGATGAGGGCTCTGGTGGGTCAGAGCAATACTTACATTGCTGCCAGAAAGAGTGCCAAACTCCTGCCGAACCGCATGCTGCTCCAGAGCATCGCTCACTACCTCACCGACATGTTCAAG ACTTTTGGGGCAATCGAGGGAACAGAACCAATTGGATTTCCTGTTGGAAGAAATGACCAAAATGTTGAT CTGGAGAGTACAGTCATGCCCTATTTAAAGGTGCTCTCAGACTTCAGGGAAGGTGTCAGAAAAATTGCAAGGGAACAAAAAG tgacagAAGTACTGCAGCTGTGTGACGCAGTCAGAGATGACATCCTGCCGGAGCTTGGAGTCCGTTTAGAAGATCATGAAG GACTCCGCACTGTGGTGAAGTTAGTGGACAGAGAGACTCTACTCaaggagagggaggagaagaagaag ctggaggaggagaagagaaagaagaaagaggaggCAGCCAGAAAGAAACAGGAACAAGAG ATGGCTAAACTGGCAAAGATGAAGATTCCACCTAGTGAGATGTTCCGCTCAGAAACGGACAAGTACTCCAGCTTTGATGACACG GGTTTCCCTACACATGATGCAGAAGGGAAGGAGCTTAGCAAGGGACAGAGCAAAAAGCTTCGCAAGCTTTACGAAGCTCAGGAAAAGCTGTACACTGAGTACCTCCAGTCAACCCAGAACGGAAGCTGA
- the cars1 gene encoding cysteine--tRNA ligase, cytoplasmic isoform X1, whose amino-acid sequence MAGDQAFDYGFLLRISEDGRRAQALNEYLSSRSYLAGYGPSQADTDVFTLFHGSPPSSQYVHALRWYRHIATLQPRTDGQASDSTKGKRVQPPWSPPDGTELPKLRLYNSLTRTKELFVPQHGKKVLWYCCGPTVYDASHMGHARSYISFDILRRILMDYFKYDVFYCMNITDIDDKIIKRARQNHLLEQYRAKKPKASQILQDVLTAREPFKVKLAETTDPDKKQMLERLDAAVMAALTPLQGSMKSGAEDAAVQSQAEVLLEEAKDLLSDWLDSQFGSQVTENSIFSLLPKYWEGEYHKDMDALNVLPPDVLTRVSEYVPEIVEFVKKIVDNGYGYESNGSVYFDTAKFDASSGHSYAKLVPEAVGDQKALQEGEGDLSISADRLSEKRSQNDFALWKTSKPGEPSWESPWGKGRPGWHIECSAMAGSILGSSMDIHGGGFDLRFPHHDNELAQSEAYFDNDHWVRYFLHTGHLTIAGCKMSKSLKNFITIKDALAKHTARQLRLAFLMHSWKDTLDYSCNTMESAIQYEKFMNEFFLNVKDILRTPTDITGQFEKWEAEEIDLNKSFYEKKEGVHEALCDNIDTRTALEEMRALVGQSNTYIAARKSAKLLPNRMLLQSIAHYLTDMFKTFGAIEGTEPIGFPVGRNDQNVDLESTVMPYLKVLSDFREGVRKIAREQKVTEVLQLCDAVRDDILPELGVRLEDHEGLRTVVKLVDRETLLKEREEKKKLEEEKRKKKEEAARKKQEQEMAKLAKMKIPPSEMFRSETDKYSSFDDTGFPTHDAEGKELSKGQSKKLRKLYEAQEKLYTEYLQSTQNGS is encoded by the exons ATGGCAGGAGACCAAG CCTTTGATTATGGCTTCTTACTGCGCATAAGCGAGGACGGCCGCAGGGCCCAGGCTCTGAACGAGTACCTGAGCAGCCGCAGTTACCTGGCAGGCTACGGGCCCTCGCAGGCGGACACAGACGTATTCACGCTTTTTCATGGTTCGCCTCCTTCATCGCAGTATGTGCACGCTCTGCGCTGGTACAGGCACATAGCCACACTGCAGCCTCGAACCGACGGCCAGGCCTCAGACTCCA CAAAGGGAAAGAGGGTGCAGCCTCCCTGGTCTCCACCGGATGGAACTGAACTCCCAAAGCTTAGACTTTACAACAGCCTGACCCGGACCAAG GAGCTGTTTGTACCTCAGCATGGGAAAAAGGTTTTGTGGTACTGCTGTGGCCCCACCGTCTATGATGCTTCCCACATGGGTCATGCCAG ATCCTACATTTCTTTCGACATCCTAAGAAGAATACTGATGGACTATTTCAAATATGACGTCTTCTACTGCATGAACATCACCGACATTGACGACAAA ATCATTAAACGAGCCAGACAGAATCACCTGCTGGAGCAGTACAGAGCCAAAAAGCCCAAAGCCTCCCAGATCCTCCAGGACGTCTTAACCGCTAGAGAG CCCTTTAAAGTCAAGCTTGCAGAAACCACAGACCCTGATAAGAAGCAGATGTTGGAGAGGCTGGATGCAGCAGTGATGGCTGCGCTGACTCCATTACAGGGGTCGATGAAGAGCGGAGCTGAGGATGCTGCCGTTCAGAGCCAAGCTGAG GTTTTACTGGAAGAAGCCAAGGACCTTttatctgattggttggattcCCAGTTTGGCAGCCAAGTAACAGAAAACTCAATATTCTCCCTCTTACCGAAATACTGGGAGGGAGAGTATCACAAAGACATGGATGCCCTCAAT GTTCTTCCACCTGATGTCCTCACACGGGTCAGTGAATATGTTCCAGAGATTGTGGAGTTTGTAAAGAAAATAGTAGACAATGGATACGG TTATGAGTCTAACGGCTCGGTGTATTTCGACACTGCAAAGTTTGATGCTAGTTCAGGACATTCGTATGCTAAACTGGTGCCAGAAGCAGTGGGTGACCAGAAGGCTCTGCAGGAGGGAGAAG GAGACTTGAGTATCTCAGCAGACCGGCTGAGTGAGAAGCGTTCACAGAATGACTTTGCCCTTTGGAAGACCTCTAAACCTGGAGAACCGTCCTGGGAGTCTCCATGGGGGAAG GGGCGACCTGGTTGGCACATCGAGTGTTCAGCCATGGCTGGCTCCATATTAGGTTCATCTATGGACATTCATGGAGGAGGATTTGACCTGCGTTTCCCTCATCATGACAATGAACTGGCACAGTCCGAG GCCTACTTTGACAATGACCACTGGGTGCGCTATTTCTTGCACACGGGCCACCTTACCATCGCCGGCTGCAAGATGTCCAAGTCTCTGAAGAACTTTATCACCATTAAAGATGCCCTTGCGAAACACACAG CAAGGCAGCTGCGCCTGGCCTTCCTCATGCACTCGTGGAAGGACACACTGGATTACTCCTGTAACACCATGGAGTCTGCCATTCAGTACGAGAAGTTCATGAAT GAGTTCTTCCTGAATGTGAAAGATATCCTGAGGACTCCCACTGATATCACAGGTCAATTTGAGAAATGGGAGGCGGAGGAGATCGACCTGAACAAAAG CTTCTACGAGAAGAAAGAAGGCGTTCACGAGGCTCTGTGTGACAATATCGACACTCGTACAGCTCTGGAGGAGATGAGGGCTCTGGTGGGTCAGAGCAATACTTACATTGCTGCCAGAAAGAGTGCCAAACTCCTGCCGAACCGCATGCTGCTCCAGAGCATCGCTCACTACCTCACCGACATGTTCAAG ACTTTTGGGGCAATCGAGGGAACAGAACCAATTGGATTTCCTGTTGGAAGAAATGACCAAAATGTTGAT CTGGAGAGTACAGTCATGCCCTATTTAAAGGTGCTCTCAGACTTCAGGGAAGGTGTCAGAAAAATTGCAAGGGAACAAAAAG tgacagAAGTACTGCAGCTGTGTGACGCAGTCAGAGATGACATCCTGCCGGAGCTTGGAGTCCGTTTAGAAGATCATGAAG GACTCCGCACTGTGGTGAAGTTAGTGGACAGAGAGACTCTACTCaaggagagggaggagaagaagaag ctggaggaggagaagagaaagaagaaagaggaggCAGCCAGAAAGAAACAGGAACAAGAG ATGGCTAAACTGGCAAAGATGAAGATTCCACCTAGTGAGATGTTCCGCTCAGAAACGGACAAGTACTCCAGCTTTGATGACACG GGTTTCCCTACACATGATGCAGAAGGGAAGGAGCTTAGCAAGGGACAGAGCAAAAAGCTTCGCAAGCTTTACGAAGCTCAGGAAAAGCTGTACACTGAGTACCTCCAGTCAACCCAGAACGGAAGCTGA
- the cars1 gene encoding cysteine--tRNA ligase, cytoplasmic isoform X2, which translates to MTKGKRVQPPWSPPDGTELPKLRLYNSLTRTKELFVPQHGKKVLWYCCGPTVYDASHMGHARSYISFDILRRILMDYFKYDVFYCMNITDIDDKIIKRARQNHLLEQYRAKKPKASQILQDVLTAREPFKVKLAETTDPDKKQMLERLDAAVMAALTPLQGSMKSGAEDAAVQSQAEVLLEEAKDLLSDWLDSQFGSQVTENSIFSLLPKYWEGEYHKDMDALNVLPPDVLTRVSEYVPEIVEFVKKIVDNGYGYESNGSVYFDTAKFDASSGHSYAKLVPEAVGDQKALQEGEGDLSISADRLSEKRSQNDFALWKTSKPGEPSWESPWGKGRPGWHIECSAMAGSILGSSMDIHGGGFDLRFPHHDNELAQSEAYFDNDHWVRYFLHTGHLTIAGCKMSKSLKNFITIKDALAKHTARQLRLAFLMHSWKDTLDYSCNTMESAIQYEKFMNEFFLNVKDILRTPTDITGQFEKWEAEEIDLNKSFYEKKEGVHEALCDNIDTRTALEEMRALVGQSNTYIAARKSAKLLPNRMLLQSIAHYLTDMFKTFGAIEGTEPIGFPVGRNDQNVDLESTVMPYLKVLSDFREGVRKIAREQKVTEVLQLCDAVRDDILPELGVRLEDHEGLRTVVKLVDRETLLKEREEKKKLEEEKRKKKEEAARKKQEQEMAKLAKMKIPPSEMFRSETDKYSSFDDTGFPTHDAEGKELSKGQSKKLRKLYEAQEKLYTEYLQSTQNGS; encoded by the exons ATGA CAAAGGGAAAGAGGGTGCAGCCTCCCTGGTCTCCACCGGATGGAACTGAACTCCCAAAGCTTAGACTTTACAACAGCCTGACCCGGACCAAG GAGCTGTTTGTACCTCAGCATGGGAAAAAGGTTTTGTGGTACTGCTGTGGCCCCACCGTCTATGATGCTTCCCACATGGGTCATGCCAG ATCCTACATTTCTTTCGACATCCTAAGAAGAATACTGATGGACTATTTCAAATATGACGTCTTCTACTGCATGAACATCACCGACATTGACGACAAA ATCATTAAACGAGCCAGACAGAATCACCTGCTGGAGCAGTACAGAGCCAAAAAGCCCAAAGCCTCCCAGATCCTCCAGGACGTCTTAACCGCTAGAGAG CCCTTTAAAGTCAAGCTTGCAGAAACCACAGACCCTGATAAGAAGCAGATGTTGGAGAGGCTGGATGCAGCAGTGATGGCTGCGCTGACTCCATTACAGGGGTCGATGAAGAGCGGAGCTGAGGATGCTGCCGTTCAGAGCCAAGCTGAG GTTTTACTGGAAGAAGCCAAGGACCTTttatctgattggttggattcCCAGTTTGGCAGCCAAGTAACAGAAAACTCAATATTCTCCCTCTTACCGAAATACTGGGAGGGAGAGTATCACAAAGACATGGATGCCCTCAAT GTTCTTCCACCTGATGTCCTCACACGGGTCAGTGAATATGTTCCAGAGATTGTGGAGTTTGTAAAGAAAATAGTAGACAATGGATACGG TTATGAGTCTAACGGCTCGGTGTATTTCGACACTGCAAAGTTTGATGCTAGTTCAGGACATTCGTATGCTAAACTGGTGCCAGAAGCAGTGGGTGACCAGAAGGCTCTGCAGGAGGGAGAAG GAGACTTGAGTATCTCAGCAGACCGGCTGAGTGAGAAGCGTTCACAGAATGACTTTGCCCTTTGGAAGACCTCTAAACCTGGAGAACCGTCCTGGGAGTCTCCATGGGGGAAG GGGCGACCTGGTTGGCACATCGAGTGTTCAGCCATGGCTGGCTCCATATTAGGTTCATCTATGGACATTCATGGAGGAGGATTTGACCTGCGTTTCCCTCATCATGACAATGAACTGGCACAGTCCGAG GCCTACTTTGACAATGACCACTGGGTGCGCTATTTCTTGCACACGGGCCACCTTACCATCGCCGGCTGCAAGATGTCCAAGTCTCTGAAGAACTTTATCACCATTAAAGATGCCCTTGCGAAACACACAG CAAGGCAGCTGCGCCTGGCCTTCCTCATGCACTCGTGGAAGGACACACTGGATTACTCCTGTAACACCATGGAGTCTGCCATTCAGTACGAGAAGTTCATGAAT GAGTTCTTCCTGAATGTGAAAGATATCCTGAGGACTCCCACTGATATCACAGGTCAATTTGAGAAATGGGAGGCGGAGGAGATCGACCTGAACAAAAG CTTCTACGAGAAGAAAGAAGGCGTTCACGAGGCTCTGTGTGACAATATCGACACTCGTACAGCTCTGGAGGAGATGAGGGCTCTGGTGGGTCAGAGCAATACTTACATTGCTGCCAGAAAGAGTGCCAAACTCCTGCCGAACCGCATGCTGCTCCAGAGCATCGCTCACTACCTCACCGACATGTTCAAG ACTTTTGGGGCAATCGAGGGAACAGAACCAATTGGATTTCCTGTTGGAAGAAATGACCAAAATGTTGAT CTGGAGAGTACAGTCATGCCCTATTTAAAGGTGCTCTCAGACTTCAGGGAAGGTGTCAGAAAAATTGCAAGGGAACAAAAAG tgacagAAGTACTGCAGCTGTGTGACGCAGTCAGAGATGACATCCTGCCGGAGCTTGGAGTCCGTTTAGAAGATCATGAAG GACTCCGCACTGTGGTGAAGTTAGTGGACAGAGAGACTCTACTCaaggagagggaggagaagaagaag ctggaggaggagaagagaaagaagaaagaggaggCAGCCAGAAAGAAACAGGAACAAGAG ATGGCTAAACTGGCAAAGATGAAGATTCCACCTAGTGAGATGTTCCGCTCAGAAACGGACAAGTACTCCAGCTTTGATGACACG GGTTTCCCTACACATGATGCAGAAGGGAAGGAGCTTAGCAAGGGACAGAGCAAAAAGCTTCGCAAGCTTTACGAAGCTCAGGAAAAGCTGTACACTGAGTACCTCCAGTCAACCCAGAACGGAAGCTGA